AAAGAGGAAGTTAATTATGCACTCCACCACATGGCTCCACTTAAAGCACCGGGTTCGGACGGTCTTTCTGCGGGtttctttcaaaactcatgGGAAACCATGGGGTCTGAGGTTTGTCAGGCTGTCGTTGATACTTTAAATTCCGGAATCATGCCCGATTCTTTAAACAtgacaaatattgttttaattcCAAAAGTGAAGAACCCGACATGTGTCACTGAGTTTAGGCCTATTAGTTTGTGTAATGTCTTATACAAATTAATTTCTAAGGTCCTGGCTAATAGATTGAAGAAGATTTTGCCTCACATTATCTCACCAACCCAAAGTGCTTTTATTCCGGGTAGGCTTATCACTGATAACATTTTGGCTGCTTATGAAACTCTCCACACTATGCACTCTAGGTTGGGGGGAAAGAAGAGTTTTATGGCGGTCAAGCTGGATATGAGTAAGGCCTATGATCGAGTGGAGTTGAGGTTTTTGGAGGAGGTTATGAGGAGGATGGGTTTTGATGAATGATGGAATCGTTTGATTATGATGTGTGTCACCTCAGTTAGATATGCAATTTTGGTGAATGGGAGTCCGTGTGGTAATATTAATCCGACAAGGGGGCTAAGGCAAGGCGACCCCATATCTCCATACTTATTTCTCATTTGTGCTGAGGCTCTGAGCTCTATGTTGACCCAGGCTACTCAAGATGGATTGTTAACAGGGGTCCCTACTTCAAAAAATGGCCCCCGTATAAGCCATCTattatttgcagatgatagttTGCTATTTTGCAGGGCAAACCTTACGGAGTGGAATGTTTTGACGCAACTTCTAAGTCATTATGAAGAAGCTTCGGGTCAAAGACTCAACAATCACAAGACGGCTATTTATTTTAGCCGAAATACATCAATGGCAGATAAAGAAAGGATTTCAGAAGTGTCGGGGATCTCAGCCACACAATGCTATGATACGTATTTGGGGTTGCCAGCGATGGTTGGAAAATCTCGTACGGCTGCTTTTAAGGGAATTATTGATCGAATTTGGAAGAGATTACAAGATTGGAAGTTAAAATTCCTATCTCAGGCGGGGAAGGAAATTCTTTTAAAAGCGGTGATTCAAGCCATCCCGACTTATTGTATGAGTGTGTTTCTTTTCCCAAAAACATTATGTGGGGAAATTAATGCACTAATGCAAAAATTCTGGTGGAGCAAGTCAAATACGGATTCTAAGGtgcattggatgagttggaggcGCATGGGGGTAGCAAAACAATTTGGCGGTATGGGCTATAGAGATTTCAGGAGCTTAAACAAAGCTCTTTTGGCAAAACAGATTTGGAGGTTGTGGCACACACCGGACagttttttatcaaaaattatgGAAGGTAAATACTATCCGGGGGGCGACATTCTGGAGGCTTCTCTAGGCACAAGACCTTCTTTTGCTTGGCGGAGTATCCATAGCTCGTGCAATTTGGTGAAAGCTGGGTTGATATGGCGGATTGGAAATGGGAATCGGGTGAAGATTTGGAAGGATAAGTGGCTACCACGGCCCTCAACATATATGGTGCAAACTCCACCTTCTTTACTGCATCCCGAGGCCACGGTTAGTGAATTAATTGATGGGAATTCAGGTTGGTGGAACTCAACCTtgctggaaaatattttcacaatGGAGGAGGTCCATCTAATTCAATCCCTGTCAGTTAGTGTCTCTAACAGGGAGGATAGGCGAATATGGTGTGGAACAAAAAGTGGTTTCTTCTCGGTAAGAAGTGCCTACTATCTACAGCTGGAACTTGAAGAGCAGCAGAGAGCCTCCAGTTCTTCAAAGGTGGGAAATAGTATGGTATGGAACAAGCTATGGAGAATGAAAGTGCCGAATGTGGAAAAGAACTTTTTATGGAGggctgatgtacaaatttaattgtactcgcaagtgcacgagtcgtgtgcaatatagcgtgtgtgcaagtgcgaggtcgatccacagggatttgtgttgtgtaaaccaatttctatttaaaccaactctattttaacctagttccgaattttgtgatttttgccgtgcaaaataaaacataaactaaagaaaataacgaaataaatggtaaagaacactaaggttttagaattcacttcgccaaatcttaactctatattctcgtatttgttcctagaatcgaaaaactatattcgatgttttacaaatatcaagtttaaatcattcaatgaatccacccatttttacaaatcacaacaaatatccgattcgaaattaaatcatcctatgtatccgtttggttaacgaatcacaactgatatccgatttcaatcgaatgatttgatgtatccgaaggatgaaacacatcaaatatccaactccaacacataatagttcatcacattcaattaaaagatataaatcaagcaattgaatgaaaatctacaacatccttattcgaagtcaaaattgtataaacaaaatacgagaatacatgattttgtcaatgacgaagcttcatcttcaaccttagttgaaagatttagcctctcatgataacaaaaataatcaccaattgaattgtcatcatcgaaagaataaaacttacaatggaaaacaaagcaaaaacttccccacggcaatacgtcgtaattcagcttaaaacggcctcctccaattgtgaggcttagaggtctatttatatggcttaggagagccctagaagccctagtaatcctaggaatttcggagatttaagtccaagcccaattaggataaagaaaacctaagcccaaatcggaataggattcgcccagaattgcggtcctatcttgaggcatgattttggccttggggcgctccgaattgggaaaattatatttcacaatgaattgtagtagtttgagttagctttccaatgccgcttgaatcacctcaatcggatatctgagatgaaagttatggtcaaaataccgagacgtattcagaatccaattttgcatccaatccgatttgacttcaaattgagaaattccgaattaatcatttcctttatttgattaaactttaaccatgattggttaagcttaaccatatcctctaagtcttcccaatttgcccctttaagcttggaatttttccagaaatgctttcttttcttccaaaagcctataaaacaaagaaaatacaaaaaggcagtaaaatgtcctaattaaccaaagaggaatgatagggacccaacttttttgcccaacaaaagtccaacttttgccttatctattttttaaaaataaaataaaataaaaaatggaaaaaatgtttgaagcaaccctatctattttttgtctttcttatatttggtatttttaaaaaaatgaaaaatggtatttttttcataataatgtcatttttttcaagaaaatgtcattattatgaagaaaaatactatttttcatttttaaaaaaatactaaataaaagaaaggccaaaaatagatagggttgcttcagacattttttccattttttattttgttttttttagaaaaaaaataaagggtaaaagttggacttttgttgggcaaaaaagttgggcctttagcatttctcttaaccaaaaccaaaggattaaaacatgcaagttaagggctgaaaatataaatattttaggaAATAGTATGGTATGGAACAAGCTATGGAGAATGAAAGTGCCGAATGTGGAAAAGAACTTTTTTATGGAGGGCCTGTCACGATATTTTGTCTACCCAAAGCAATTtgtttaaaaggaaaatgattgaTGATCAACTATGCCCTCTATGCGGAAGGGAGCCAGAAACGACCCTCCATATTTTATGGTAATGCCCTTCTGCCATGGATGTGTGGAGTGTTGGGGGCAAGAAGTTTCAAAAAAAGAGTTCCACTGGTGCAGTTAATTTTTTGCAGCTTGTAGAGGAGATTTTTAATCAATGCGGGGCTGATGAAATATTACAATTTAGTGGTACTGTACGAAGGGTGTGGCTTCGCAGAAATGAGGCTGTGTTTGAGGGGACCTTTGTTCATCCTAGTATTCTTGTTCAACGTACGTCAACGGCAGTGGAGGAGTTTGCCAAAGCTAATGCAGTAGAGGATAAGCTAAGGGCAAGGAATGTAATGGCTGTAGAGGAGGTTTGGCGGCCTCCTTGTCATGGCTGGTGGAAAGTTAATTGGGATGCATCGTTGGGGAAGGAGCAGGGATGGATGGGTTTTGGCGTGGTGGTGAGGGATGATCGAGGGCAGCTCCTCGCGGCCTACAGCAAAACTTTAAGGGGTAATCTGGAGGTAGCACAAGCGGAGGCAAGGGCAGCACTTATAGCCATTCAGTTCTGCAGATCTTTGGGGCTTGAACACGTTCATTTCGAAGGAGACGCAAAGATGGTGATTACGGCGGTTAATTCGTCCGATCCTGACTGGAGCAGTATGGGTTTCGTGGTGGAAGACATCAAGCATGAACTACAGGCCATGACGCAATGGTGTTTTACTTTTGTGCGTAGGGAAGGAAATAAGGCAGCTCATACAATGTCGAAACTAGATATAAGGAGTTTTTTGGATAACACGTGGTTGTATGAACCACCTGAGTGTATCTCTGAGATTTTGCAAATGGAGCAAGTTGCTCCAATTGCCATTGAATTTCATTAATGAGAATGTagttttttgattcaaaaaaaaaaaaaaaattaaatgacatTAACTACACTAATTTAATGACcgattttttaagtaaaaatcgattcactcttaaaaaaaccAGTTCACAAATTATGctttaaaaaaccggtttagcattaaaataaaaaaaggttcacaccacatgtcgcaattttaagacacttaaaaatatcacatcatatatatatatatatatatatatatatatatatatatatgatgtgatatttttgtgtccaaaaatatcaataataaaaataatcactcgtaataggacgaatccttgtAGAATAGGCTAAAGAGTGGCtgttgaacctcaaggattgcaagggttttgttatcaaatttatgagaattaaaattaacttaatgtAAAGGGTGATTGATTTAGtttgtaactaaagtgcatgaaattaaaagagaattaaatataatagaaaCTTTAGGGTAttttgacttcacctctatccgcacaacaatagTTAATCAgatttagggtgcgtttgggagtgcgtttttttaaaaaatgatctgcgattttaaaccaaatcctaactttagggtgtttgggattgcgattttaaaaacgcaaattttaaaatcgcaaaaaaatctgggatttccataagctgattagagagtgcttatttgaaaaagtgtgaatttaaaacaaaatcacgatttctattaaaaagatatttggcgcaatagttaccttttttagaacgagaatgaaaaaaatactaaaaatacccacctaaaatatattaaaaccttttttttttttttcttcaccctctctgtcttgttctccttattggtaatttggtcatgaaaccgcaattatatgttaatgttatccaaacactcaattgataaaaaaaaaaaaaaaaaagtactttttagtatgttttaccaaacgccagtgcgattttaaaatcggaatttttaaaatctcacttattgaaatcgcattcccaaacggacccttaatctaaaaattcattctatgcatgttataaataacacatgaaactaccttattaaagaataaacataatctatcttcggttggcacggatcgtccatttaaccactaagatgcggtatgaCCTAttttccctaggtataaattatcaaattttttaacaggatacatactaTCAATGagtaagtgtaacccatcttcggttgacacggactgtctacctaaattagactaaactagggtgtagtacaatccatcttccctaggcatgacctatcaaatcctattgatcatatgtcaattaaacccattgtataaccatcatcctcataatcacagaaaacaagaataatttgagatcaacaaaggtaaaatactttctaagacaagagaagaatttcacaaatattgattttggaatttaagaacaattgcatttaataattaagaacagaatcaaaaggtagtaattctcatagttatacaattaacatgcataaactgaaaatctagaaattaaatacaatcaaatcattatgCTTGAATAGGATTACATCAACACCACATGAAGGGGTTTAACCGCTCATGACTCTActaagcctccaagaagatttttgtatctaaaactaagcacacctttcTCTTGAAGTTTAAGGCCTATTTATCGGGAGCAAACAAGTCCTAGAAGCTCTAGGAAACCCAGAAAAATTGTTATTCactctcctagtcaaattaggaagcaatcttAGTACAAATCGTAATAagattcatccagatttgtcttcttttagtggggggcgattttggcatcgtaaacgtccgaattaggaaaattctatttcacaatgatttgtagtactttgacttagctttccaattccgttAGAATCACCTCATCCGATATTTGAGtagaaagttatgatcaaaatactgagacatgtgcaaaatccaaatttgaatccaatccgattttgactccaattatagaaattttgatttaattatttcctttatttgattaaactcaaccacatcatataggccctctattatgattggttaagtttaattatatcttctaagtcttctcaaagtgtgcttttaagcccaaaatcaatgaaattaattacatctttatttaaaacctgaaaacaataaaaaacacaaaatcaaacaaataagaatgataaggaattaacatatgcgagttaaggggctcgaatgtgcaacattcggcgcttatatatatatatattctcagaAGTAATAGACATGTCCCAAActctatttttcctttttcatctttttctttggctTTGCCAAGAAACTTGTTGGCAATTTCCTTGTACAGAGAACCCAatggaagaaatttttaatcgcgttaagaaaaagaaagatgatcGAACACAGGAGTCAAcataaaaagtaggaaaaaagcGCCGAGGGCATTCAAAGTCCAAGTTATTCTATATATGCAACGAAATTTCTCATCACTCACCCCTCCCTTACTAGAAGTTAATTTATATACTGTTCCTCACAATTCTTTTATTGAAAGCATTGAATGTAATGCTCAAGTTGAGTCCATTATTGTCCGTAGATTATTAAACGTTTCAAAAGaagaattaaataaaagaattattgtCTCAAAgataacgttttttttttttgttctttctttttggagCCTCACaaacataatttattccaaGTTTTTGTGTTCTCTAACTGGCTATGCAACGAAATTATTCATCACCTTCGgagaaagaaagatgaaagcAGGAGTcgttatatataaaaatggaGAAAACAGCGTTTGTGACGTCACAAGGCATTAAAAGAAGGTCAAGACTCAAGAGActtgacaaaattttttttttttttttttttttttgagtaaagaGACTTGACAAACGGATCTCTCCAtttgaggggtaaaattgtccattaaaagtgaaattataattttgccTCTCAAATTTCAACCAACCCTATAAAATTGATGTTTGACGATGAATACATGCATGGTggtagttgttttttttttcttttttttcttttttttttgaaaaataaataattaattcaaacataaaatatttttttaaaaataaaaataatgttatatttatatgacatttaaacactttttcaaaccgttttataagaatattaaGATACCATATTATTTCCTTTACCATCGATTGGGATATAACTTTTAATGAGAGACAGAGACAGGACAATCATCCTATTTAAAATGATAGGGTTTTCATATaacaaatataacataaatcagaatatttaatatttcaattcaTGCTCTTTCTTTTCCCATTTCGATCTATATATATGAGCAAACAATTTAAGAATTGGTCTATATTATATTGGGGATTGCTAGGtgctttttttgatattttttgggTGTCCTTCTAATTtaggtgtatattattttttttaaaagcaaaaaaaaaaaagaaaaattgcttttatttctctcacttgatttttaGAAAGTAATATTCACATAGGGGCTAGGATTAGGAAGACACCTCAAGAGCACTTAGTATTTTCTTATACCATATATGTTTATGTACTTTTGGGGAAGGAGTCCCAAAAGTCTTAATGTATCTAATCCTAGCCCTTGCATCATACTATGCAGCTTGTCTTTGTAGAGACCTTGGCGTAAAACGTCTTTTCTTGGAGGACAATGCGGAACAGGTAGTAGAAACTATGAACTCAACCACATGTACATGGAGCCGTTTAGGACACTTAGTACTGGAGGACACATGGCGCATTTTACACATTCTCACGATGGAAATGTGGTTTTGTCCACCGAGAAGCCAACAATGTGGCACATCGGCTTGCAAAGGCGGCTACTATTGATGTCAATGATAGGATCGATATAGAGGAATCAAACTCCATATTGTATTAGTGGCGTTGTTTTGATGGAGTAATTAGCTCTATCGATCTCTTGATTGCTGATAGAGTCTTCAACTCTACCTTCTGATCTATTTATTAATGATAAtcatcaatttttctcaaaaaaaaaaaaaaaaaaaaattgtcttaagGTCTACATCTTGCTTTTATTAACTTGAATCttttttacaatataaatgtccgtatatatatatatatatatagatgggagaatataaatatctaaaattttattaCTACCAAAACTAAGtagaaaatgttttattatGAACCTTATACAGGAAAATAGGAAAGTATTAGTATGAAATATAAATACTATTCAGAATTTTAAAGCGTCCATCACCTATCAaaatttgtgtgtgttttttgtttttattttttattttttgttaaaaaaaaaaaaaaaacacaagtagATGTAAATGTGACATATAAGTAAAAATGTTAAGAAATGGACACTTAATAAtgctaaatagcatttctcttaaaaacgTGTATTTTAATGGTGAGTGAATATAATTAATCCAAAAGTTTAACTTTGGTCAAAGCAGCACGCGTGCCAGCTATCGACCACCATGGTACAATTAGGAAGGAGGTTGGTTGACAGCATCAGCGACACTGCGGAACAAGGAAGGAGGACGAAGCAGgattttcttggtctttttttaatttatttcaattcctcggattttcttggtctttctttatttaattccAATCCTCGACGCTGGATTctcttggtcttttttttttttaatttcattcatGTCATCGACGCTGGATTTTCTTGGTATATCTTTATCTAATTCAAGTCGATCGAGTACTATTCACTacgaaccaaaaaaaaaaaaaaaaatcctctaaaatttcttaaaattttaaagagattttaaaattttaaattattaaatttaaacaatttctaaatattgaaacttaaaaattaacacATTAAAAAAGTGGCTTTGATAAGAGCACATTATTTGAGAGATGAGGAATGCTGGATTTACAAGatgttttacaatttttttttttacaaagtgATGCGGCTGATTGTGAtgaagataaattcaaattttaaaaaatctaaNNNNNNNNNNNNNNNNNNNNAAAAAAACACAAGTAGATGTAAATATgacacataaataaaaatattaagaaatggACACTTAATAAtgctaaatagcatttctcttaaaatcatatattttaatggtaATTAAAGTGAGTGAATATAATTAATCCAAAAGTCTAACTTTGGTCAAAGCAGCACGCGTGCCAACTATCAACCACCATGGTACAATTAGGAAGGAGGTTGGTTGACAGCATCAGCGACACTGCGGAACAAGGAAGGAGGACGAAGCAAGATTTTCTTggtctttctttatttaattccAGTCCTCGACGCTGgattttcttggtctttttttaatttaattcatatcCTCGACACTGGATTTTCTTGGTATATCTTTATTTAATTCAAGTCGACTATTCactggcaaaaaaaaaaaaaacctctaaaaATTCTTAGAATTTTAAAgagattgtaaatttttaaattataaaatttaaacaagttCTAAATAttgaaacttaaaaattaacacATTAAAAAGTGGCTTTGATAAGACTACATTATTTGAGATGAGGAATGCTGGATTTACAAGAAGTTTTACAATGTTTTTTTACAAAGTGATGTGGCTGATTGTGGtggagataaattcaaattttaaaaaatctatatatTATGTCACATcactttataaaattattttttataaaactgTTTGTAagctagcatttttcatttgagATACCTAACAAGTTGCTGGTTTACTCTTTATTTAAAGGGTCTATTAGTGTCATCAGATTCATCATCGTTCCCAGCCAATCCTATAAAAGGAGGACAAGCTAATGTTCTCATTTGCCCAGTAACTAATAACTCTCCTCATCTCCTTATAGTAGCTGTATTAGTAATCAGTTTCAAGATTTTGCTGCTtaaagcatttttcttatttcttttctagtTGTCTGATTTTCACTCTCCTCTTAATTTTAATGGATCAGAGTTTGAAGGATGCTGCTCAGCAAGGAAACATTGATACCTTGTACGAATTGATACAAAAAGATGCAAATGTTTTGGACAGAATCGATGACATTCCATTTGTTGAGACTCATTTACACATAGCCGCATCTACGGGACGCACCAGGTTTGCTATGGAAATCATGAAGTTAAAACTTTCATTTGCTAGGAAGCTTAATCAAAATGGCTTCACCCCCATGCACCTTGCTTTGCAAAAGCTCCATGAGCTTGAAAAAAGCCCTGATTTGCAAAGAAACCTAACACAAGTAGTGGACCGGCTACTTGATATTGATAGCGAACTTGTTCGTGTTCAAGGAAGAGAGGGTGTGACTCCTTTTCATTACGTAGCTCAAATTGGAAACCTCGatcttttaaccaaattttcTAAAGGCTGCCCAAAGTCTCTTGAAGATGTGACAATTCGAAGAGAGAATGTCCTGCATGTAGTCCTGAAATATGACAAGATCGAAGCTTTTCGGCTCCTGCTTGGATGGCTTCAGCGAGCTTGCTTTAAAGATGCCGCATCGTGGGAGAGGAAACTACTATATTGGAAGGATGAAGAACACAACACTCTGTTGCACGTTGCAGTATCAAAAAATCAACCCGAGGCAAGTCCTTTCCACTCAATTTTTCTAGAGTTGGTATAGTGGAGGTCTATCATGTTGTCCAAAGGATTCAATCTCCAAAAAATTGTCTTCAGAATTTTTACTTAAGCTTTCGGTgtgatatatatttgcttttatttttgtcggaattctaaaattttgtttagcaatatttgggtttttacttGTCTCTGCATCTTGCAGGTAGTGTCATTGTTACTGGATAGAGGATTTGTTGATTTAAAGGCCAAGAATTTAGAGGGTGATACGGTCTTTAACATCTTGGAACGCCAAACACAGGCCAACGTGGACAACCGACTGATCGGTGATATGCTCATGCGACGGGAACATCCTCCCAGACGTTTAACTAGACTTGGATATTACTTAATATCTCCTCTCAAAGTTATGCTACGACAACATCATGTCAGACTTGGATTTGAAAATTTCTACCAAATTAACGATAAGTGTTATATAGGAATACGTCGTCGGCAAACAGTTATAACAGAGGAGAGGCGGAATACCCTGTTGGTTGTTGCTGCACTGCTAATAACGGTCACCTACCAAGCAGCATTCAGCCCTGATAAGCAACCCAATGAGTTCAACTGCACAGCCCCAATCAACGGTACCGGTGCCAATCACTACTTCAATCAACGCTACCGGTGCCAGTCACTACTTCAACTGCACTGCCCGCTTCAATGCTAGCACTAGTACTAAAGTTAATTCATCCCTAATCCAATATGAAGATGTATTCCTTTTGTCGAACACTCTAGCCTTTTTCCTAACAAACTTTATACTTTTCTACCTCCTTCCTCCTGATGATTTACTTGGACACCAGCTCTTCCTCCTCCTTGTACTCCTCTCTATTTGCTATTCCACTTCAACTCCGGTACTAAATGCTCATTCATTTATACGTTTTTCGGGTGAAGCGTTGCTTATtccactttattttcttccttggaTAACTATTTTAGTTATGGATAGGTGAGTCAAACATTTTTCTTCCGATATATAGGCTCAAAGTGTTTGTCTCAGCATTAACATATAGGATAGGTCGGTGGCATGATGCATGCTAATTCCCCAATACATTTATAAGTGCTACCGCGAATCTTACCGTCCTTTTcctcttattaattaattatatattaattcttGCTTGCTTTCTTTCTACACAATCTTACCCCCCCTTCTCCACAAACCAAACCTTCCCCACGGCTTCTCTTCTCTCTACATTAATCTTCTCCTACGTACCCACTAAAAGGAGAACTCGCAATTCGATTGCCTATAAAAGGAGACACCCTGGTGCATGCTACTATTCTGCGTGAGAAGCGAAGAAGAATAAGTCGATCGTATGAGCTGTTCCAGTGAGAATGCTACTTTATTTCTTTGCAATTTGGTGTGATGattgtttttttcctttgcaAGAGTTTGGTTTATGTACTGTTTTTTGGAGTGAGATTAATTAGTGTGGTGtgctcttttttttctctttcttttttttttttttttgagtgagattggtgTGTTGTATTAGAAAGCTTTAATGAATGTTTCTTGGGTTATTattatcttttcctttcttttttttttttaaaaaaaaaaaaaaaattattattagaattAGTAATAATTTTGGAAGTCGCttagaaaattgttaaaataaaattgttaaaataatatatatatattttccatctcattcaataaattaattaaccataAGATTTATACACTCATGTGGATTCCACACAAATTCAATTGTTCATTCATGCACTATAAAGATGGTTGAAATGagaatgaattctatcattttttgtGATACAAATGCCCATTAACCAAGGAAATTTCTTGAGAATATTTCGAAAGCTAAGAGGATTCATATCCAACTTAACAAATATTTggctaaattttagctaaataattatcttttctattttaactatcagcTTTTAATAGCTAAAATGTTGGGTAAGATGTAGCTACATCTTACCCAACATTTTagctattaaattttattttttaatttaaaatattatttatttatatactCTTCTTATTCCCAAAAAGAGAGATAAcaagattaaatttattattattattattgttatatatGAATTGTTGGGTTAGAGTGCTCATCAAATTTGCTGAGCTACTGACCAGCCACTAGTCggatgtgggtttttttttttttagctaaatgggtgaacaataaaattattt
This genomic interval from Corylus avellana chromosome ca3, CavTom2PMs-1.0 contains the following:
- the LOC132174168 gene encoding uncharacterized protein LOC132174168; the protein is MDVWSVGGKKFQKKSSTGAVNFLQLVEEIFNQCGADEILQFSGTVRRVWLRRNEAVFEGTFVHPSILVQRTSTAVEEFAKANAVEDKLRARNVMAVEEVWRPPCHGWWKVNWDASLGKEQGWMGFGVVVRDDRGQLLAAYSKTLRGNLEVAQAEARAALIAIQFCRSLGLEHVHFEGDAKMVITAVNSSDPDWSSMGFVVEDIKHELQAMTQWCFTFVRREGNKAAHTMSKLDIRSFLDNTWLYEPPECISEILQMEQVAPIAIEFH
- the LOC132174169 gene encoding ankyrin repeat-containing protein BDA1-like, with the translated sequence MDQSLKDAAQQGNIDTLYELIQKDANVLDRIDDIPFVETHLHIAASTGRTRFAMEIMKLKLSFARKLNQNGFTPMHLALQKLHELEKSPDLQRNLTQVVDRLLDIDSELVRVQGREGVTPFHYVAQIGNLDLLTKFSKGCPKSLEDVTIRRENVLHVVLKYDKIEAFRLLLGWLQRACFKDAASWERKLLYWKDEEHNTLLHVAVSKNQPEVVSLLLDRGFVDLKAKNLEGDTVFNILERQTQANVDNRLIGDMLMRREHPPRRLTRLGYYLISPLKVMLRQHHVRLGFENFYQINDKCYIGIRRRQTVITEERRNTLLVVAALLITVTYQAAFSPDKQPNEFNCTAPINGTGANHYFNQRYRCQSLLQLHCPLQC